The following are from one region of the Brienomyrus brachyistius isolate T26 chromosome 13, BBRACH_0.4, whole genome shotgun sequence genome:
- the b3gnt9 gene encoding UDP-GlcNAc:betaGal beta-1,3-N-acetylglucosaminyltransferase 9, producing MMRRFHLKGDVLCTVVLLLLLCLVLYSWNGFQNVWNPWPLTKRLTSSPAPLTATHEKRTSIRGPSRLTDRATCQTQSRAPAAVQPRVSTRKKEPPTGLPAVTHPPFDFQQYLRNKDCRQFRLLIDQPGKCSGGLEGAPFLLIAVKSVATDFDKRQVVRRTWGQERTFPGGLQVRTIFLLGLLQNRTHLPMWDRLLAYESQSFGDILLWDFEDTFFNLTLKETHFLQWVDRRCPGVRFIFKGDADVYVNVENILDLLQGQESGKDLFIGDIIVHARPIRRKASKYFIPELMYGLGIYPSYAGGGGFVMSGFTARRLHLACQQVELFPIDDVFLGMCLRRLGLQPVRHDGFRTFGIVRPSAAPHLQIFDPCFYRELMVVHSLTVPQIWLMWKLLHDPQLLCHTRPSQPTRPFRWRGNLGGGPQVKGTPSDQDY from the coding sequence ATGATGAGGAGGTTCCACCTGAAGGGGGACGTGCTGTGCACTGTggtcctgctgctgctgctctgtCTGGTGCTGTATTCCTGGAACGGCTTCCAGAACGTGTGGAACCCTTGGCCTCTAACAAAGAGGCTCACCAGCTCCCCAGCTCCCCTGACAGCCACACATGAGAAACGGACATCGATACGAGGTCCCAGCAGGCTCACTGATCGGGCCACATGCCAAACCCAGTCCCGGGCACCAGCTGCAGTCCAGCCCAGGGTAAGCACAAGGAAGAAGGAGCCCCCTACTGGTTTACCTGCAGTCACACACCCACCTTTCGACTTCCAGCAGTACCTGCGGAACAAAGACTGTCGGCAATTCAGGCTTCTGATTGACCAGCCGGGGAAGTGCTCGGGGGGCCTGGAGGGGGCGCCCTTTCTGCTCATCGCTGTCAAGTCAGTAGCGACCGACTTCGATAAGCGCCAGGTGGTGAGGCGTACCTGGGGCCAAGAGCGCACCTTTCCGGGTGGGCTGCAGGTGCGGACCATCTTCCTACTCGGCCTGCTGCAGAACCGGACCCACCTCCCGATGTGGGACCGGCTGTTGGCTTATGAGAGCCAGTCGTTCGGGGACATCCTGCTTTGGGATTTCGAGGACACCTTCTTCAACCTTACCCTGAAGGAGACGCACTTCCTCCAGTGGGTGGACCGCCGCTGCCCAGGCGTCCGGTTCATCTTCAAAGGCGATGCTGATGTCTACGTCAACGTGGAGAACATCCTGGACCTGCTGCAGGGGCAGGAGTCCGGCAAGGACCTCTTCATTGGCGACATCATCGTCCACGCCCGGCCAATCCGCAGGAAAGCCAGCAAGTACTTCATCCCCGAGCTCATGTACGGCCTGGGCATCTATCCATCATATGCTGGGGGCGGCGGCTTTGTCATGTCGGGTTTCACAGCGCGTCGGCTCCACCTGGcctgccagcaggtggagctgtTTCCCATCGACGACGTTTTCCTGGGCATGTGCTTACGGCGGCTCGGCCTCCAGCCCGTCCGGCATGACGGCTTCCGGACTTTCGGCATCGTGCGGCCATCGGCGGCCCCCCACCTGCAGATCTTTGATCCCTGCTTCTATAGAGAGCTGATGGTGGTCCACAGCTTGACTGTTCCTCAGATCTGGCTTATGTGGAAGCTCCTGCACGACCCCCAGCTGCTCTGCCACACACGGCCATCGCAGCCCACAAGGCCCTTCAGGTGGAGAGGGAATTTGGGCGGTGGACCCCAGGTGAAGGGCACCCCCTCGGACCAAGACTACTAA